In the Telopea speciosissima isolate NSW1024214 ecotype Mountain lineage chromosome 2, Tspe_v1, whole genome shotgun sequence genome, one interval contains:
- the LOC122651107 gene encoding uncharacterized protein LOC122651107 yields MAEEFQESDVFWPEQSYRREDRLYRSVFQDENFNNNNNNSNYAAAQQNSGQLRKKKKKSKRSNSSHSLPVTIPCNLNQGSDNNNSSFHYWDSNESDDELDDAEMVPPHLMVAGRLTDQMAFSVCTGNGRTLKGRDLSRFRNSILRMTGFLET; encoded by the coding sequence ATGGCAGAAGAATTCCAAGAGTCCGACGTGTTTTGGCCGGAGCAATCCTACCGGAGAGAGGATCGGCTTTACCGCAGTGTTTTCCAAGACGAGaacttcaacaacaacaacaacaacagcaactaTGCTGCTGCTCAGCAGAATTCAGGTCAActgcggaagaagaagaagaagagcaagcGGAGCAACTCATCTCATTCCCTTCCGGTTACCATCCCTTGCAACTTGAACCAAGGGAGTGATAATAACAATTCGTCATTTCATTACTGGGATTCTAATGAGAGTGACGACGAACTTGATGATGCAGAGATGGTGCCTCCTCACTTGATGGTCGCCGGCAGATTGACAGATCAGATGGCCTTCTCTGTTTGTACAGGTAATGGGAGAACTCTCAAAGGTCGTGATTTGAGCCGATTCAGGAACTCCATTCTCAGAATGACTGGTTTCCTCGAGACGTAA
- the LOC122652573 gene encoding uncharacterized protein LOC122652573: MGEEFQESEVFWPKQSYRREDRLYHSVFQDENVNPDQMIINNNNSAAAKKKKSKRSNSSHSLPVTIPCNLNQRSTNNNSSLHYSDSNESDDEFDDAEMVPPHLMVAGRLTDQMAFSVCTGNGRTLKGRDLSRVRNSILRMTGFLET, from the coding sequence ATGGGTGAAGAATTCCAAGAGTCAGAGGTGTTTTGGCCGAAGCAATCATACCGGAGAGAGGATCGGCTTTACCACAGCGTTTTCCAAGACGAGAACGTCAATCCAGACCAGAtgatcatcaacaacaacaactctgctgctgcgaagaagaagaagagcaagcGGAGCAACTCATCTCATTCCCTTCCGGTTACAATCCCTTGCAACTTGAACCAACGGAGTACTAATAACAATTCGTCATTGCATTATTCGGATTCTAATGAGAGTGACGACGAATTCGATGATGCAGAAATGGTACCTCCTCACTTGATGGTCGCCGGCAGATTGACAGATCAGATGGCTTTCTCTGTTTGTACAGGCAATGGGAGAACTCTCAAAGGTCGTGATTTGAGCCGAGTCAGGAACTCCATTCTCAGAATGACTGGTTTCCTCGAGACATAA